aattttttatttgttGTATATGTAACTTATTGGTAATACCCATAAAGAATATGCCTAATAGAAATACTGTTATATTTGTTCATAAACTGTTTGCTTACATTATAATGTGACTGACAGTATGCGATGTAGCTGAACATGACCATCCCTGATAATAGACTGGCCATTTAATTGTATCAGATAAGAATGGGATAATGAGCAGGAAGGAAGTCCCTGGCACAAGAAACCACATTTGTCAAAATCTTACAGATACCAATTTATTACCCTACTGATGAGTTACTGTTAGATGTTTCAATCCCACAGAAGCACACCACACCTGTTACCAATCTAGTGTAGTATACAGCAATATTCAAAATGATACATTCCAAATGACACTTAAAACACGATAATAGAAAATGTGATAAAAGGGACAGAGTGAGAACAGAGGATTTCCAACTGATTCAGAGGGTGAATCACTGGAGAagacaggaaaggaagagaggcCCTCTGAAAGTGTCAACTCAGGTTTCCCAGTAGGAACAGGTTCTCAGCTTCCTGCAGCATGACTTCAGAAGGACAAAGTTCACAACGTTTTCCTCCACTAAAGAGACAGAGCAGCACTTTATACTCATTTAACCACTTTATTTCTGTTAAGAATGCTTTTCTGTTGTTTTCGTCATKTTGGCAAGGCCTGGCAAACAGCAGTATTCAATCAATGAACATATTGTTTTCCAAAGCATTCAAAGAAGTCAGACATGCACAGATCCATTTGATTATGACCATTTTCCTAAGTAATCCACTTGGCATACTTGTAATTGGTTTACTGTATATGATCTGTTATGTGGTCTAACATTTTCCACTGTACTGAACATACAGCAGCAGCCTGTCATTGCAGtgctaaatgtgtgttttgttgccAGTGGTGCTGATCGGAGACTCTGGTGTGGGGAAGAGTAACCTGCTGTCCCGTTTCACACGGAATGAGTTCAACCTGGAGAGCAAAAGCACCATCGGTGTGGAATTCGCCACCCGCAGCATCCAGGTGGATGGCAAGATGATAAAGGCCCAGATCTGGGATACAGCTGGACAGGAGCGCTACAGAGCCATCACCTCAGCGTGAGTGGAGGAGGGAGCTCACTGCTCAATAATGTTAAGGATGCTCGTCTTGCTGTAACCTGCCCTTTTATGGAACTAGCATATTTTGATAGTACTGAAACCATTGTTTGAAATCTTTCTCTATCTTAGTCTCACAACCTATGACCTCCTATCCTCCCTGCTCTGTCCCAATCAGGTACTACCGGGGGGCGGTGGGGGCTCTCCTAGTGTACGACATTGCCAAGCATCTAACCTATGAAAACGTGGAGCGCTGGCTGAAGGAGCTGAGGGATCATGCTGATAACAACATCGTCATCATGCTGGTGGGCAACAAGAGTGACCTGCGCCACCTCAGGGCAGTGCCCACAGACGAGGCTCGCGCCTTCGCAggtaaacaacaaaaacactggaGTAGATGATAGCTCACTCCAGGGACAAAGAAGACACCCCTGTTTGTCTCAACTcaatcttttctctctttctccctcagaaAAGAATACGCTATCATTTATTGAGACCTCAGCTTTGGACTCCACTAATGTAGAAGAGGCGTT
This window of the Salvelinus sp. IW2-2015 linkage group LG16, ASM291031v2, whole genome shotgun sequence genome carries:
- the LOC111975899 gene encoding ras-related protein Rab-11B, encoding MGNRDDEYDFLFKVVLIGDSGVGKSNLLSRFTRNEFNLESKSTIGVEFATRSIQVDGKMIKAQIWDTAGQERYRAITSAYYRGAVGALLVYDIAKHLTYENVERWLKELRDHADNNIVIMLVGNKSDLRHLRAVPTDEARAFAEKNTLSFIETSALDSTNVEEAFKNILAEIYRIVSQKQIADRSAHDESPGNNVVDISVPPTTDGQKNKLPCCQSL